A region from the Arcanobacterium buesumense genome encodes:
- a CDS encoding DUF3052 family protein: MSGSTAGEAYGFGKGAIVQEFGYDDDVAFELREDIETATGVELEDEDYRGVADGVLAWWRADDGDVDDLTDYLVDVAASLDSDLSVVWLVVPAPREDLHVPTDVVNEAAKTAGMSVTRTMGVGAHWTAYRITVSRSY, translated from the coding sequence GTGTCCGGGTCTACTGCTGGCGAGGCTTACGGTTTCGGTAAAGGTGCGATTGTTCAAGAGTTTGGCTATGACGACGACGTCGCTTTTGAACTTCGTGAAGATATTGAAACTGCTACAGGCGTTGAACTTGAAGATGAAGACTACCGAGGCGTAGCCGATGGTGTGCTTGCCTGGTGGCGGGCGGACGACGGGGACGTTGATGATCTTACCGATTACCTCGTTGATGTTGCAGCTTCGCTTGATTCGGATCTTTCTGTTGTCTGGCTTGTTGTTCCTGCTCCGCGAGAAGATCTCCATGTGCCGACTGATGTTGTTAATGAAGCGGCTAAGACTGCTGGTATGTCAGTCACTCGTACTATGGGGGTTGGAGCTCACTGGACTGCGTATCGCATCACAGTTTCGCGTTCTTATTGA